From one Butyricimonas faecihominis genomic stretch:
- the lptB gene encoding LPS export ABC transporter ATP-binding protein — MKLRAEDLVKKYKSRTVVKGVSVNVEQGEIVGLLGPNGAGKTTSFYMIVGLIKPNGGRIFLDDTEITTEPVYRRAQLGVGYLAQEASVFRQLSVEDNIKAVLEMSNLPKDYQRHRLEEMLDEFGLQHIRKSKGIQLSGGERRRTEIARALSIAPKFILLDEPFAGVDPIAVEDIQSIVIKLKEKNIGILITDHNVQETLCITDRAYLLYDGRILQSGSAEDLANDPEVRRVYLGKNFELRRKK; from the coding sequence ATGAAATTAAGAGCTGAGGACTTAGTAAAAAAATACAAGAGCCGTACGGTGGTAAAAGGAGTTTCCGTGAACGTGGAACAAGGGGAGATCGTCGGGTTATTGGGACCGAACGGGGCAGGAAAGACCACGTCATTTTATATGATAGTGGGATTGATTAAACCGAATGGGGGACGTATTTTCTTGGATGACACGGAGATCACGACGGAACCCGTGTATCGTCGAGCCCAGCTTGGAGTGGGGTATCTTGCCCAGGAAGCTTCCGTGTTCCGGCAGTTGAGTGTGGAGGATAATATTAAGGCCGTTTTGGAGATGAGTAATTTACCGAAGGATTACCAGCGTCACCGCTTGGAGGAGATGTTGGATGAGTTCGGTTTACAGCATATTCGCAAGAGCAAGGGAATTCAATTATCGGGAGGTGAGCGTCGGCGTACGGAGATTGCGCGGGCTTTGTCGATTGCCCCGAAGTTTATCCTGTTGGACGAACCTTTTGCCGGTGTGGACCCGATTGCCGTGGAGGATATCCAGAGTATCGTGATCAAGTTGAAGGAGAAAAATATCGGGATTTTGATCACGGATCACAACGTGCAGGAGACATTATGTATCACCGATCGGGCTTATTTGTTGTATGACGGGCGGATTTTACAATCCGGCTCTGCGGAGGATTTGGCTAATGATCCGGAAGTTAGAAGGGTTTATCTGGGAAAAAACTTTGAATTACGCAGGAAAAAATAA
- the tig gene encoding trigger factor — MNVTKNQIDDLNATIKIQLDKDDYATRVSDALKDYQKRAVIDGFRKGKTPFGIIKKMYGKAVLIEEINKLIGESLSNYIQENDLNILGEPLPSETEQKELNLDEESFEFVYDIALSPAMNVKLSKREKVPYYIIKVDDEMIDKQIESICKSNGELTPVDTIEGSEYVKGELIELGEDGKPKEGGIHVEDASLSVEHMKDEEQVKIFTGKQAGNEVIFNPSKAYPNKTDYAALLQVSKEEAEHITSDFCFIISEIKRYVEAEVNQALFDKVYGEGNVKSVEGFRARVKEDLAKQFKAHSEYRLTVDARDKMLKKNEDVVLPETFLKRWMLATNKELTQEAVDKDFDSYRDEFKWQLIKGDMIKENSIKVEDEDMKAVGREVAAAQLQQYGLYGLSDEQLDGFAVRLLENEKQRASLYDRALENKIFSVIKEGVKLEEQEISMDDFGKLFEK, encoded by the coding sequence ATGAATGTAACAAAGAACCAAATCGACGATCTTAATGCAACCATTAAGATTCAATTGGATAAGGATGATTACGCAACTCGCGTGAGCGACGCGTTGAAAGATTACCAGAAGAGAGCGGTGATTGATGGTTTCCGGAAAGGAAAGACCCCTTTCGGGATTATCAAGAAAATGTACGGTAAAGCCGTTTTGATTGAGGAGATCAACAAGTTGATCGGAGAGAGTTTGTCTAATTATATCCAAGAGAACGATTTGAATATCTTGGGTGAACCACTTCCGAGTGAGACGGAACAGAAAGAGTTGAATCTGGACGAGGAAAGTTTCGAGTTCGTTTATGATATTGCTTTGTCTCCCGCGATGAACGTGAAGTTAAGCAAAAGAGAGAAAGTTCCTTATTACATCATCAAGGTGGATGATGAAATGATAGACAAACAGATTGAAAGCATCTGCAAGAGTAATGGCGAATTGACCCCGGTTGACACGATTGAGGGATCAGAATACGTGAAGGGTGAGTTGATCGAGTTGGGAGAAGATGGAAAACCGAAAGAAGGTGGAATTCATGTTGAGGATGCCTCTTTATCTGTTGAACACATGAAGGATGAAGAGCAGGTGAAAATCTTTACCGGTAAGCAGGCTGGAAACGAGGTGATTTTCAATCCGTCAAAAGCTTATCCGAATAAAACGGATTATGCCGCTTTGTTACAAGTAAGCAAGGAAGAAGCCGAGCATATTACTTCTGATTTCTGTTTTATCATCAGCGAGATCAAACGTTACGTTGAGGCAGAAGTAAATCAGGCTTTATTTGATAAAGTTTACGGGGAAGGTAATGTGAAGAGCGTTGAGGGGTTCCGTGCCCGCGTGAAAGAAGACTTGGCTAAACAGTTCAAAGCTCATAGCGAGTACCGTTTGACGGTAGACGCTCGTGACAAGATGTTGAAGAAAAACGAGGATGTGGTTCTTCCGGAGACATTCTTGAAACGCTGGATGTTGGCTACCAATAAAGAATTGACCCAAGAGGCTGTCGATAAAGATTTCGATTCTTACCGGGATGAATTCAAATGGCAGTTGATCAAGGGGGATATGATCAAGGAAAATAGCATAAAAGTTGAAGACGAAGACATGAAGGCTGTTGGGCGTGAAGTTGCCGCTGCTCAATTACAACAATACGGATTGTACGGTTTATCTGACGAGCAATTGGATGGTTTTGCCGTTCGTTTGCTTGAGAATGAGAAACAACGTGCCAGTCTTTACGACCGTGCATTGGAAAATAAGATTTTCAGTGTTATTAAGGAGGGCGTGAAACTGGAAGAACAAGAAATATCCATGGACGATTTCGGCAAATTGTTCGAAAAGTAA
- a CDS encoding tetratricopeptide repeat protein → MSKEKQKRADGFEQIEEATISTEQFIEKNQKLLVRGVLVIIIVVGAILGYYRFYKAPMEQEALKQMFVAENLFEKDSFNMALNGDGNAPGFLEIIDKYSSTPSGNLANYYAGICYLHLGDNQNAIKHLEKFSSDDVIFSSMVTANLGDAYMQLGDFKKASSYYQKATTGTTNMATTPVIMMKAGLAFEKANDYKSALNMYERLEKEFPASYEARDIEKYITRAKLNMK, encoded by the coding sequence ATGTCAAAAGAGAAACAGAAACGTGCGGATGGCTTTGAACAAATTGAAGAAGCCACGATTTCGACCGAACAATTTATCGAGAAAAATCAAAAATTATTGGTAAGAGGTGTACTCGTTATTATCATCGTGGTAGGTGCAATCTTGGGATATTACAGATTCTACAAAGCCCCGATGGAACAAGAAGCGCTGAAACAAATGTTTGTTGCCGAGAATCTTTTTGAAAAAGATTCCTTCAATATGGCTCTTAACGGTGATGGAAACGCTCCCGGTTTTTTGGAGATCATTGACAAATACAGCTCTACTCCCAGCGGAAACTTAGCTAACTATTACGCGGGAATCTGCTATTTACACTTGGGAGACAACCAAAATGCCATCAAACACTTGGAAAAATTTTCTTCTGATGATGTAATTTTCTCCAGTATGGTAACGGCAAATTTGGGTGACGCTTATATGCAGTTAGGCGATTTCAAAAAAGCTTCCAGCTATTATCAAAAAGCAACTACCGGAACGACCAATATGGCTACAACCCCGGTGATCATGATGAAAGCCGGACTTGCTTTCGAAAAAGCAAACGACTACAAAAGTGCGTTGAACATGTACGAAAGATTGGAAAAAGAATTCCCCGCTTCATACGAAGCCCGTGACATCGAAAAGTACATCACTCGTGCCAAATTGAACATGAAATAA
- the recF gene encoding DNA replication/repair protein RecF (All proteins in this family for which functions are known are DNA-binding proteins that assist the filamentation of RecA onto DNA for the initiation of recombination or recombinational repair.): MILKNLNIVNYKNIAEASVTCSPRFNCFIGNNGVGKTNILDAVYQLSMCKSYFNLPDAQNIRHGEAFFVIEGQYDYGEEEIDVYCGVKRGQKKIFKKNKKAYTRLSDHIGLLPLVIISPADVVLIDGASEERRRFIDGVISQCDKEYLQLLIRYNRVLMQRNSFLKEYAGRSIDADMLSVWDEQLADSGRVILERRRAFVSELEGMFQVYYDRVSLGREKVMLEYSTTIKNDDFPTSLRGSFERDRILTYTTVGVHRDDLNLSLEGYPVKKLGSQGQKKSFLTALKLAQFAYLVKQKGVKPLLLLDDIFDKLDADRVSQIIQIVSSTDFGQVFVTDTNREHIDEILQQHVMEYKIFHVEGGEVMNL; encoded by the coding sequence ATGATTTTAAAGAACTTGAATATTGTCAACTATAAGAATATCGCCGAGGCGAGTGTCACGTGTAGTCCCCGGTTTAATTGTTTTATCGGGAATAACGGTGTGGGGAAGACCAATATTCTGGATGCCGTGTACCAGTTGTCGATGTGTAAAAGCTATTTTAACTTGCCCGATGCGCAGAATATACGTCACGGGGAGGCTTTTTTCGTGATTGAAGGGCAATATGATTACGGGGAGGAGGAGATTGACGTGTACTGCGGGGTGAAACGGGGGCAGAAGAAGATTTTTAAAAAGAATAAAAAGGCTTATACCCGGCTTTCTGATCATATCGGGTTGTTACCATTAGTTATTATTTCACCCGCGGACGTGGTGTTGATTGATGGTGCCAGTGAGGAGAGAAGGCGTTTTATTGACGGGGTGATCAGCCAGTGTGATAAGGAGTACCTGCAATTGTTGATCCGCTATAACCGGGTGTTGATGCAGCGAAACAGTTTTTTGAAGGAATACGCAGGTCGATCCATTGATGCGGATATGTTGTCCGTGTGGGACGAACAACTTGCGGACAGCGGGCGTGTCATTCTTGAACGGCGTAGGGCTTTTGTGTCCGAGTTGGAGGGGATGTTTCAGGTGTATTACGACCGGGTTTCGTTGGGAAGGGAAAAGGTTATGTTGGAATATTCGACGACTATAAAGAATGATGATTTCCCGACTTCATTGCGTGGTAGTTTCGAGCGGGACCGGATATTGACTTATACGACAGTGGGTGTGCATCGGGATGATTTAAACTTGAGCCTAGAAGGGTATCCCGTGAAAAAGTTGGGTTCCCAAGGGCAGAAGAAGAGTTTCCTGACAGCGTTGAAGTTGGCACAGTTTGCTTACTTGGTGAAACAGAAGGGGGTGAAGCCATTGTTACTGTTGGATGATATTTTTGATAAGCTGGATGCTGACCGGGTAAGCCAAATCATTCAAATTGTTTCAAGCACGGACTTTGGTCAGGTTTTTGTTACAGATACCAATCGTGAACATATTGACGAAATTTTGCAACAACATGTCATGGAATACAAGATATTTCATGTCGAAGGAGGAGAAGTGATGAATTTGTAA
- a CDS encoding DUF721 domain-containing protein, producing the protein MKQGKTLTMDELVNLYLEQMGLSRQFKEREVCQVWPDVVGGMIASRTKSLRISEGKVFVSFTSSVVKNEILMVKEGLIKALNDRVGDHVVKDIVVF; encoded by the coding sequence TTGAAGCAGGGTAAGACATTGACAATGGATGAACTGGTAAATCTTTACTTGGAGCAGATGGGGTTATCCCGTCAGTTCAAAGAGAGGGAGGTGTGTCAGGTTTGGCCGGATGTCGTGGGGGGAATGATTGCTTCCCGGACGAAAAGTTTACGGATTTCAGAGGGGAAAGTGTTCGTGAGTTTCACTTCTTCTGTGGTAAAGAACGAGATTCTGATGGTGAAAGAGGGACTAATAAAAGCCTTGAATGACCGGGTCGGGGATCATGTTGTGAAAGATATTGTGGTGTTCTAG
- a CDS encoding lysophospholipid acyltransferase family protein: MKLIDTNDFLLGSHGLNRFRESLVSKLVMYILRLHKLDKLNVKVNDDDPEVLLDSLIEALGVTIDVSKEDLEKIPKEGTFITVSNHPFGGLDGIVLVRLLCKLRPDYKIMSNFLLKKIVPLQDYILGLDPEESKKDSNMRVIKEAIRHVIDGKPLGIFPAGEVSSYQADSNHVEDKEWDSSVLKLVKMAKVPVIPIYFKGSNSLLFYLLGMIHPVLKTIKLPSELLNKKNRVVKLRIGNPISVETQNTFHDIAQYGKFLRAKTYLLGSALEVKKFFIKSQKAMPKAEPVAAETESAVLKKEIEGIAEDYLLFNMKNYDIYCSPSVKIPNVLNEIGRLREVTFRAVGEGTNRSIDLDEYDLYYYHLFIWDREEEKIVGAYRVGKGKEIIDRYGMKGFYINSLFKMRKEMLPVLYESIELGRSFITEEYQRKPLPLFMLWKGILYFLLKNPEYRYLIGPVTISGKYTEVSKELIMRFIQENHYSHELAKYVIPRSKYQVHSEEPGVQVMLDAAQKDISVLDKMIGDIEPSSDKLPVLLKKYISLNAKIIGFNIDPKFNMCLDGLLILDIFDVPMKTIESLSKEINDDTILSRFSSDSVEL, encoded by the coding sequence ATGAAATTAATTGATACGAATGATTTTTTGCTTGGCTCTCATGGGTTGAACCGGTTTCGGGAAAGTCTGGTATCCAAGTTGGTGATGTATATTTTGCGGTTGCATAAACTGGATAAGTTGAACGTGAAGGTGAATGATGACGATCCGGAAGTTCTTTTGGATAGTTTGATCGAGGCTCTGGGGGTGACGATCGACGTGAGCAAGGAAGATTTGGAGAAGATTCCCAAAGAGGGTACTTTTATCACGGTTTCCAATCACCCGTTCGGGGGATTGGATGGTATCGTGCTGGTGCGTTTGCTGTGTAAGTTGCGTCCGGATTACAAGATCATGTCTAATTTCCTTTTGAAAAAAATAGTTCCGTTACAGGATTATATCTTGGGGTTGGACCCGGAGGAGAGCAAGAAGGATTCGAATATGCGAGTGATTAAAGAGGCAATACGTCATGTCATTGACGGAAAACCTTTGGGGATATTCCCTGCCGGGGAGGTTTCTTCTTATCAGGCTGATTCGAATCACGTGGAAGATAAGGAGTGGGATTCTTCGGTGTTGAAGCTGGTGAAGATGGCGAAAGTGCCGGTCATCCCGATTTATTTTAAAGGGTCTAACAGTTTGTTGTTTTATTTGCTGGGAATGATTCACCCGGTATTGAAAACGATTAAATTGCCTTCCGAGTTATTGAATAAGAAAAACCGGGTGGTGAAGTTAAGAATTGGGAATCCGATCAGCGTGGAAACTCAGAATACTTTCCACGATATAGCCCAGTATGGCAAATTTTTGCGGGCGAAAACCTATTTGTTGGGATCTGCGTTAGAAGTAAAGAAGTTTTTTATTAAATCACAAAAAGCAATGCCTAAAGCAGAACCGGTTGCAGCAGAGACAGAGAGTGCGGTATTGAAGAAAGAAATCGAGGGTATCGCTGAAGATTACTTGTTGTTTAACATGAAAAATTACGATATATATTGTTCTCCTTCCGTGAAGATTCCGAACGTGTTGAACGAGATCGGGCGTTTGCGGGAAGTTACTTTCCGTGCGGTGGGTGAAGGTACGAATCGTAGTATTGACCTGGATGAATATGATCTTTATTACTATCACCTGTTTATTTGGGACCGGGAAGAGGAAAAAATTGTCGGGGCTTATCGCGTGGGGAAAGGAAAGGAGATTATTGACCGTTACGGGATGAAGGGATTTTATATCAATTCGTTGTTTAAGATGCGGAAAGAGATGTTACCCGTGTTGTACGAGTCGATCGAGCTGGGACGTTCTTTTATTACGGAGGAGTACCAGCGTAAACCGCTTCCCTTGTTCATGTTGTGGAAAGGTATTCTTTATTTCTTATTGAAGAATCCGGAGTATCGTTATCTGATCGGCCCGGTGACCATCAGCGGAAAGTATACGGAAGTATCGAAAGAGCTGATTATGCGTTTTATTCAGGAAAATCATTATAGTCATGAACTGGCGAAATACGTGATCCCTCGTTCCAAGTATCAAGTACATTCGGAAGAACCCGGGGTACAGGTAATGTTGGATGCTGCCCAAAAGGATATATCCGTGCTGGACAAGATGATCGGGGATATCGAGCCATCGAGCGATAAGTTACCGGTCTTACTGAAGAAATATATTTCGTTGAATGCCAAGATTATCGGTTTTAATATCGATCCTAAGTTTAATATGTGCTTGGATGGTTTACTTATTTTAGATATTTTTGACGTGCCGATGAAGACGATCGAGTCGTTGTCAAAAGAGATAAATGATGACACGATATTGAGTCGATTTTCCTCGGATAGTGTGGAACTGTAA
- a CDS encoding LysE family translocator, with translation MYDILYLFKGMLVGLMVSIPLGPMGVLIIQKTLHKGALSGFIAGMGAASADFFYASVAAFGLGYVINTVQTHELLLQIIGGIFLLCIGLKIYFDNPIRQIRQRRQGRVSKTGLLGDYLSLFFLTVSNPITVVVFMAVFAGMSVFGESSSMLGELLVVIGVLLGGGVWWYTLSTLVNIFRKKFRLRVLITINRVSGLVITILGALVILAAFAPFKNLVIH, from the coding sequence ATGTACGATATTTTGTATCTTTTCAAGGGAATGTTGGTTGGTTTAATGGTGTCAATACCATTAGGTCCGATGGGTGTATTAATTATCCAGAAAACCTTGCATAAGGGTGCGCTATCAGGTTTTATTGCCGGAATGGGAGCTGCCTCTGCGGATTTTTTTTACGCTTCGGTGGCGGCATTCGGGTTGGGGTACGTGATAAATACCGTGCAGACTCATGAGCTATTATTACAAATTATCGGTGGGATTTTTCTTCTGTGTATAGGGTTAAAAATCTATTTTGATAACCCGATTCGCCAGATCCGTCAACGACGTCAAGGCCGGGTGAGTAAGACCGGGTTGTTGGGAGATTATCTTTCATTGTTTTTCTTGACAGTTTCCAATCCGATCACGGTGGTCGTTTTTATGGCTGTTTTTGCCGGAATGTCCGTTTTCGGGGAATCTTCTTCTATGCTGGGTGAGTTGTTGGTGGTGATCGGGGTGTTGTTAGGCGGTGGCGTGTGGTGGTACACGCTCTCGACTTTGGTAAATATCTTTCGTAAGAAGTTCCGGTTACGCGTGTTAATCACGATTAACCGGGTTTCCGGGTTAGTCATCACGATTTTGGGGGCGCTGGTTATTTTAGCCGCTTTCGCTCCTTTTAAAAATCTGGTGATTCATTGA
- the hydE gene encoding [FeFe] hydrogenase H-cluster radical SAM maturase HydE has product MKKIYTLPELENMLTCQGEEENRLYSESKRIKNETIGNNVYLRGLIEISNICTKDCFYCGIRKSNTETARYALSDKEILDAADFAYTHHFGSIVLQGGERSDKAFVDRITRLLQEIKKNSNNELGVTLSLGEQTEDSYKRWKDAGAHRYLLRIETSNPELYAKIHPNNPLHSHATRLRCLESLQRCGYQTGTGVMIGLPFQTITDLANDLLFLQSMDIDMVGMGPYLEHHATPLYEYRHLLLSLQERLRLSIHMVAALRILMPDINIAATTALQAIEPAGREKALEIGANVVMPNITPTTNRTLYKLYENKPGTHEGAAESMRKLEESILKSGCKVAYGVWGDSRHFQSRTEN; this is encoded by the coding sequence ATGAAAAAAATATATACGCTGCCGGAATTGGAAAACATGCTGACTTGTCAGGGAGAAGAAGAAAACCGGCTTTACTCGGAATCGAAAAGAATAAAGAACGAAACCATCGGTAACAACGTCTACCTCCGGGGATTAATTGAAATCTCCAATATCTGTACCAAAGATTGTTTTTATTGCGGCATCCGGAAATCCAACACGGAAACAGCCCGATATGCACTTTCGGACAAGGAGATTCTTGATGCCGCCGACTTCGCCTACACGCATCATTTCGGCTCCATCGTATTACAGGGTGGCGAACGTTCCGATAAAGCATTTGTAGATCGAATTACCCGTTTATTGCAAGAAATCAAAAAGAACAGTAACAACGAGCTAGGCGTCACCCTTTCGCTGGGAGAACAAACGGAAGACTCTTACAAGCGCTGGAAAGATGCCGGAGCACATCGTTATTTGTTGCGCATCGAAACATCCAATCCCGAATTATACGCCAAGATTCACCCGAACAACCCGCTCCATTCTCACGCTACCCGGTTGAGGTGCTTGGAAAGCCTGCAACGCTGCGGGTATCAGACAGGAACCGGCGTGATGATCGGGTTGCCCTTTCAAACAATCACCGACCTAGCAAATGACTTACTGTTCCTACAATCCATGGACATCGACATGGTAGGTATGGGGCCTTACCTAGAACACCATGCCACCCCCTTGTACGAGTACCGTCACCTACTCCTTTCCCTTCAAGAAAGACTGCGTCTGTCCATTCACATGGTCGCCGCCCTCCGGATTCTCATGCCGGACATTAACATCGCTGCCACCACGGCCCTCCAGGCCATTGAACCTGCCGGGAGAGAAAAAGCACTGGAAATCGGGGCAAACGTGGTGATGCCAAACATCACTCCCACAACGAACCGCACCCTTTATAAACTTTACGAGAATAAACCGGGGACCCACGAGGGTGCCGCAGAATCCATGCGCAAACTGGAAGAAAGTATCCTGAAAAGCGGCTGTAAAGTAGCCTACGGGGTCTGGGGGGACTCCCGGCATTTCCAATCAAGAACGGAAAATTAA
- a CDS encoding WD40 repeat domain-containing protein: MKKIALIVFGVVLLGGIGFALWWVNEREREVDVPKESFIPYNSAVVVNVNANVNLSSKIAIAFDREIKTFRESMLCRVVDTLKQASQVDTSSYVMAIRVEGKQSIRFLYVLNRSGLFSRGDVHAFLQKMFAGVQVKERKYNNQKIYLASRGKDEVCYAVVGGMVLVSNSELYVEDAVNQLSNPGEDEKDGAPRFKNVNRYFSAGAGLNVFLNTTCFSDLLPLLLQKDFIAKQTNIAKWFKWGALDGEIKPSGISFNGFVHYDGLKAAFPVAFKGQFPQDSKLDAVMPADVKSVSILALNDVKNYLASLETYRYGAGQIENVRKRKQEFARLFGDKLDEEWQALLKGEWGKGTLSYDASRKQEEGIVVVHVKAGSLARGLLEKMLKTYASKSGTSEISLYRSFALDKDKKVSYFKMPVPDFAGVMWGYVLGGIATNYVLVEDNYVVFASSEKGLQAFASDYMRRLSVRDQEWYQKLRTKLSSKFNWMYLSEMVSMLPYYEQVTKGTLRELLERNKEGMEVFSSLGLQWVCEGDMLYHTLFLSTEEVEQKQAQIMWQTRLDARMSMKPAIVVNHNTGERELFVQDEGNTIYLINDVGRILWKLPIEGRINSEVYQVDMFKNGKLQYLFSTPSHLYLIDRNGNYLPRFPLAFKSPCKQGISVADYENNKNYRVFAPGVDHHVYLYELSGNFVKGWDVPKSDNDIVSKIYHFRVDGKDYLVYADQYRLYILDRKGKERVKVSTLLNLSGNTPLYLTRQNGQMKIAFSDVNGEIVLVDFRGRVERVKGEKMVGGGILNVEDINGDGQDEFVYSRKDMLCVYDVQGKLLLEKCWENAELSFPYVYRFSARDSRIGVMDGKGERLFLLDMKDVSKGFPIRGNSPFSITFGDKGNAGFYLFAGSDGTHLLKYRVLR; the protein is encoded by the coding sequence GTGAAGAAAATTGCATTAATCGTTTTTGGAGTTGTCCTTCTCGGAGGAATAGGATTTGCGCTATGGTGGGTGAACGAGCGGGAACGGGAGGTTGATGTTCCGAAGGAATCGTTTATTCCCTATAATTCAGCTGTTGTGGTTAATGTGAATGCGAACGTAAATTTGTCATCGAAAATTGCTATTGCTTTTGACCGGGAGATCAAGACGTTCCGGGAAAGTATGTTGTGTCGGGTGGTGGATACGTTGAAACAGGCGTCTCAGGTAGATACTTCTTCCTACGTGATGGCGATTCGGGTGGAGGGAAAACAATCGATTCGGTTTTTGTACGTGTTAAACCGGAGTGGTTTGTTTTCCAGAGGGGATGTACATGCTTTTTTGCAGAAAATGTTTGCCGGGGTGCAGGTGAAAGAGCGAAAATATAATAACCAGAAGATATACTTGGCAAGTCGGGGAAAGGATGAGGTGTGTTACGCTGTTGTCGGTGGTATGGTGCTGGTTTCTAATTCCGAGCTATACGTGGAGGATGCCGTGAACCAGTTGAGTAATCCCGGTGAAGATGAGAAAGACGGGGCGCCCCGTTTTAAAAACGTGAATCGTTATTTCTCCGCGGGGGCCGGTCTAAACGTGTTCTTGAACACGACTTGTTTTTCCGATCTACTTCCTTTGTTATTGCAGAAGGATTTTATTGCTAAACAGACGAATATTGCCAAGTGGTTCAAGTGGGGAGCGTTAGATGGTGAAATAAAACCGAGTGGCATCAGTTTTAACGGTTTTGTGCATTATGACGGGTTGAAAGCCGCTTTCCCCGTTGCGTTTAAGGGACAATTTCCTCAGGATTCCAAACTGGATGCCGTTATGCCTGCCGACGTGAAAAGTGTTAGCATTCTGGCTTTGAATGACGTGAAGAATTATCTGGCATCTCTTGAGACTTATCGTTATGGGGCGGGACAGATCGAGAATGTTCGGAAAAGAAAACAGGAGTTTGCCCGTCTTTTCGGGGATAAATTGGATGAAGAGTGGCAGGCTTTGTTGAAAGGTGAATGGGGAAAAGGGACGCTTTCTTATGATGCGAGCCGGAAACAGGAGGAAGGGATCGTGGTGGTTCACGTGAAAGCCGGGAGTCTAGCTAGAGGATTACTGGAAAAGATGTTGAAAACGTATGCCTCGAAGTCCGGGACTTCTGAAATTTCGTTATATCGTTCATTTGCCTTGGATAAAGATAAAAAAGTGAGTTACTTCAAGATGCCTGTTCCCGATTTTGCCGGAGTGATGTGGGGATACGTATTGGGAGGAATAGCAACGAATTATGTGTTGGTGGAGGATAATTACGTGGTGTTTGCTTCTTCTGAAAAAGGTCTTCAAGCGTTTGCGAGTGATTACATGCGTCGTTTGAGCGTGAGAGATCAGGAATGGTACCAGAAGTTGAGAACGAAATTGTCCTCGAAGTTTAACTGGATGTATTTGTCCGAGATGGTTTCGATGTTACCTTATTACGAACAGGTGACTAAAGGGACTTTGCGTGAGTTGTTAGAGCGAAATAAAGAGGGAATGGAGGTATTTTCTTCTCTCGGGTTACAATGGGTGTGTGAGGGTGATATGCTGTATCACACGTTGTTTTTAAGTACAGAAGAGGTGGAGCAGAAACAGGCTCAGATCATGTGGCAGACACGATTGGATGCCAGAATGAGTATGAAACCGGCAATCGTGGTGAATCATAACACGGGAGAACGTGAACTTTTCGTGCAGGACGAGGGAAACACGATTTACTTGATTAATGACGTGGGACGTATCTTGTGGAAATTGCCGATCGAGGGGAGGATCAATAGTGAGGTTTATCAAGTAGATATGTTTAAAAACGGGAAGTTACAATATTTATTTTCTACACCAAGCCATCTTTATTTGATTGACCGGAATGGTAATTATTTACCTCGATTCCCACTGGCGTTCAAGTCTCCTTGCAAACAGGGTATCTCGGTGGCTGATTACGAGAATAACAAGAATTATCGGGTGTTTGCTCCCGGGGTGGATCATCACGTGTATTTGTACGAGTTGTCGGGTAATTTCGTGAAAGGTTGGGATGTGCCAAAGAGTGACAATGATATTGTATCTAAAATCTATCATTTCCGGGTGGATGGAAAGGATTATCTCGTGTATGCAGACCAGTATCGATTGTATATTTTGGATCGTAAGGGAAAAGAACGGGTGAAGGTGTCTACCCTGTTGAATTTATCCGGTAATACGCCTTTGTACCTGACGAGGCAGAACGGTCAGATGAAGATCGCTTTCTCGGATGTTAACGGGGAGATCGTATTGGTTGATTTCCGGGGCCGTGTCGAGCGAGTCAAGGGAGAGAAAATGGTCGGTGGTGGAATACTCAACGTGGAAGATATTAATGGTGACGGGCAGGATGAGTTTGTTTATTCCCGGAAAGATATGCTTTGCGTGTATGATGTTCAAGGTAAATTGCTGTTGGAGAAATGCTGGGAAAATGCCGAGCTGAGTTTCCCGTATGTTTATCGTTTCTCGGCTCGGGATTCGAGAATTGGAGTTATGGATGGTAAAGGGGAACGTCTTTTCTTGTTGGATATGAAAGATGTTTCCAAAGGTTTTCCTATACGTGGAAATTCCCCGTTTTCGATCACTTTCGGGGATAAGGGAAATGCAGGATTTTATTTGTTCGCCGGGAGTGACGGGACGCATTTGTTGAAATACCGGGTTTTGCGATAG